The Agaribacterium sp. ZY112 genome includes the window TCTGGGTAATAAAAGGCGCCGTTGTTGGCCATTTTGTAATAGGTTTTACCACGGGCGATATATAAGTCGAGATCACCATCGTTGTCGTAATCAATATTGGCAACGGCCATGCCGTGTTCACGTTGCTCTTTATTTAAAGGCAGCCAACTATCACTGACGTTAATAAATTCAAACTTATGTGTGCCTTGCCACAAGCTAAGCGGTTCAAAAGCGACCACATCGGTGATGCGGTCGCCGTTAAAATCGGTTAATAAAACACGCTCGGCTTCAAACTGCTCAAAAGCTGAACTGGCGCGATAGGCGAATTTATCATTGCCAAGGTTTTCAAACAGAATATTGCGTGGGCCTTCGTTACCATTAACAACAATGGCATTAATGCTGAAGAAATCTAAATCGCCGTCACCATCAAGGTCAACCCAGCGCACAGAGCGCCCGCGCGCGCCCATGTGGTCAAAGCCTGATCCCTCGGTGACATTGGTAAATTCACCATTATCATTACGCAATAAACGAGGCGGTTGTGGTTGGCTGCCATTGCCACCACCTAAGGTGACCATAATATCTAAGTCGCCATCTAGATCGTAATCACCGGGGCTCACACCGTGCATGTCCCAGCGCATAATCGGCTCTTTGTGTTCAACAAAGTTGTTGGCGCCATCGGCCCAAAATAATTGAGTCGGCTCTTCATGGTGGTTGCTTAGCATAAGCTCATAACGACCATCGTAATTTAAATCGGCAATAGCAGGGCCGCCGTATTTCCATGTGTCTTTAGTGATAAGGCCACGTTCTTCGCTGACTTCTTTAAATTGAATAAGATCGGGGCTGTCATTTTTGACATTACAAGCGCTAAGACCACTAAAAAGTAGGGCGCCTAATACGTAACAAGGGGCTTTCATAAACTTTGCCGTAATGATGGTTTGGGGTGTTTAAGGTAAATTTGAGCCTATATTAGCCTTATTTACAGGATAAGTGCGGCACTTTTTATTTGTGCTTTGATCTGCATGCCGGGTTTTAATTGCAGTTTATCAACAGACCAGTTGGTGATACGTGAAAGCATGTTTTGTTGCTGCCAGCGCAGTTTGACTAATTTAATTGAGCTTGGCTGAGTATCTACTATCTCTAGAATTTCGGCGTTGATGTGGTTGCTGATACTGCTGTTGCTGTCGTCACTACCTAAGGTTTCTAAGCTTACATCACGCGCAAGCACACGAAGACGCACGGTATCGCCAATACGTTTATCTATACGGTGTAAGGCTAAACTGGCGCCACCTATGTCGACATGGCTTTGGTGATAGCGTTCATCGTGTTTTGTTATTTGGCCTTCAATCAGGCAGCAGGCATCGTCATTGTGATTAAAATACAGGCGAGTATCGCAGAGTACATCGTTGCAAGGGCCTTGGGCGAGTACATGGCCGTCTTTAAGGATGACAAGCCCTGTTGCTAAGCGCATGACTTCATCGGCACTGTGGCTCACATATAAAATAGGTACGTGTAATTGACTAATAACTTTTTCTAAGCAGCGAATTAGTTCGTGTTTAGCTGTTTTATCTAAGGCAGAAAATGGCTCGTCTAACAATAGAACGCTTGGTTGGCATAGTAAGGCACGAGCCAGCATAACTCGCTGTTTCTGGCCACCGCTTAACTGTTCACTTGTGTGCTTAAGTAGTGCGTGGACGCCACATAAGTGGCTTATTTCTTCAATGCTAAAAGCGGCTTGTTTACGCCTTTTTAAGGCAAATTCAAGATTTTCTTGTACATTAAGGTGTGGTAATAAACTGTTGTGTTGGCTAACGTAGGCTAAGCCACGTTTGTGAACGGGCAGTTGCTGCTTTCCGTCTTGCCAGGTTTGTTTACCTAAATATATTTGGCTGTTGTTATTTACTTCCAGCCCAGCAATAAGTCGAAGTAGTGTTGTCTTGCCACAACCACTTGGACCAAATAAGGCACTGACACCAACGGGGAAGCTTAAGTCTAAGTTGAGCTTAAAGGCCCCGCGTTCAAGCTGAGTTTTTACTTTTAGCTCTGTTGCTTGCTGAGTCGTTTTCTGTTCTGAATGGCTCATTTTAAGGCTCCTAGAGCACTTTTACGTGAGCCGTTAAAAAGGTATAAAAAGCTTAATACCAGCATAGAGAAGCCCAACATAAAGGCCGAAAGTATCGCCGCTTGATCGTACTCGAGCGCTTCTACATGATCGTAAATGGCAATACTCAATACGCGTGTTTCGCTTTCTATATT containing:
- the modC gene encoding molybdenum ABC transporter ATP-binding protein, whose translation is MSHSEQKTTQQATELKVKTQLERGAFKLNLDLSFPVGVSALFGPSGCGKTTLLRLIAGLEVNNNSQIYLGKQTWQDGKQQLPVHKRGLAYVSQHNSLLPHLNVQENLEFALKRRKQAAFSIEEISHLCGVHALLKHTSEQLSGGQKQRVMLARALLCQPSVLLLDEPFSALDKTAKHELIRCLEKVISQLHVPILYVSHSADEVMRLATGLVILKDGHVLAQGPCNDVLCDTRLYFNHNDDACCLIEGQITKHDERYHQSHVDIGGASLALHRIDKRIGDTVRLRVLARDVSLETLGSDDSNSSISNHINAEILEIVDTQPSSIKLVKLRWQQQNMLSRITNWSVDKLQLKPGMQIKAQIKSAALIL